The following proteins are encoded in a genomic region of Nocardioides sp. cx-173:
- the atpB gene encoding F0F1 ATP synthase subunit A, translating to MSGIGSALVPQAAGIRTEFTPPGPADFDLPPIGGDFGTIHAFGQEFVLGVTKPMLQLVLSAVLIFGLFYLASRKRAMVPGRLQFVGEEAYGFVRNSLGRDIIGSHDFMRFVPYLFTLFAFILLNNLFATIPFIQFPTFSRSGMVYGLALLSWVIYNAVGIKKHGFVGYFKLQSVPAGITGPILVLLVPLEFLSNILVRPVTLALRLFANMFAGHLLLILFALGGQHLVFEMSAAYAPVGILAWVLFIAVAFLEILIQFLQAYVFVLLNAMYIQGALADEH from the coding sequence TTGAGCGGCATCGGCAGCGCACTTGTCCCGCAGGCCGCGGGCATCCGGACGGAGTTCACCCCTCCGGGGCCGGCCGACTTCGACCTGCCCCCGATCGGCGGCGACTTCGGAACCATCCACGCCTTCGGCCAGGAGTTCGTCCTCGGCGTCACCAAGCCGATGCTGCAGCTGGTCCTCTCGGCCGTGCTGATCTTCGGCTTGTTCTACCTCGCCTCGCGCAAGCGGGCCATGGTCCCGGGCAGGCTGCAGTTCGTCGGCGAGGAGGCCTACGGCTTCGTCCGCAACTCGCTCGGCCGCGACATCATCGGCAGCCACGACTTCATGCGGTTCGTGCCGTACCTCTTCACGCTCTTCGCGTTTATCCTGCTCAACAACCTGTTCGCGACGATCCCGTTCATCCAGTTCCCGACGTTCTCACGCTCGGGCATGGTCTACGGGCTGGCCCTGCTGAGCTGGGTCATCTACAACGCGGTGGGCATCAAGAAGCACGGCTTCGTGGGCTACTTCAAGCTCCAGTCGGTGCCGGCCGGAATCACCGGCCCGATCCTGGTGCTGCTGGTCCCCCTCGAGTTCCTGTCGAACATCCTGGTCCGGCCGGTCACGCTGGCCCTGCGACTCTTCGCCAACATGTTCGCCGGCCACCTGCTGCTGATCCTGTTCGCGCTCGGCGGCCAGCACCTCGTCTTCGAGATGAGCGCGGCCTACGCTCCGGTCGGCATCCTCGCCTGGGTCCTGTTCATCGCCGTCGCCTTCCTGGAGATCCTGATCCAGTTCCTCCAGGCCTACGTCTTCGTCCTCCTCAACGCCATGTACATCCAGGGCGCGCTGGCCGACGAGCACTAG
- a CDS encoding glycosyltransferase family 4 protein, which produces MREYILVFLVAAAVTSLLTVVAREIALRTGAVAKVRDRDVHAEPIPYLGGIAMLGGLVAAYLVAQKLPFLSNGGPFVFEDARLVLIAGAMVCGIGVLDDIFDLDALTKFGGQVLAVGLLIYSGLQFNFFPRPDGYQFVLDPAQGQLLTVVVVVATVNAVNFVDGLDGLAAGVVGIGAAAFFLFSYQLANLNGASLATTAALLSASLAGACAGFLVHNFHPARLFMGDSGSMLIGLVLSTTALTITTQFTGNELTEGAGGSQASLLPFLLPLGLPVLILIVPLADLVLAVVRRTRAGRSPFAPDKQHLHHRLLEIGHSHRRAVVIMWLWAALIAFGTVLASLYTGPRMWAALGAMAAVTVLLTFLLPVVHRPRILAEDPAPAAGESADSEPSETL; this is translated from the coding sequence GTGCGCGAGTACATCCTGGTCTTCCTCGTCGCCGCCGCGGTGACGTCGCTGCTCACCGTCGTCGCCCGCGAGATCGCGCTGCGCACCGGTGCGGTCGCCAAGGTGCGCGACCGCGACGTCCACGCCGAGCCGATCCCCTATCTCGGGGGCATCGCGATGCTCGGCGGGCTGGTGGCGGCATACCTGGTCGCCCAGAAGTTGCCGTTCCTCTCCAACGGTGGGCCGTTCGTCTTCGAGGACGCCCGCCTCGTGCTCATCGCCGGGGCCATGGTCTGCGGCATCGGGGTGCTAGACGACATCTTCGACCTGGACGCCCTGACCAAGTTCGGCGGCCAGGTGCTGGCGGTGGGGCTGCTGATCTACTCCGGCCTGCAGTTCAACTTCTTCCCGCGCCCCGACGGCTACCAGTTCGTCCTCGACCCCGCCCAGGGCCAGCTGCTGACCGTCGTCGTGGTGGTCGCCACCGTCAACGCGGTCAACTTCGTGGACGGCCTCGACGGGCTGGCCGCCGGCGTCGTCGGCATCGGGGCGGCGGCGTTTTTCCTGTTCAGCTACCAGCTGGCCAACCTCAACGGCGCCTCGCTCGCCACGACGGCCGCGCTGCTCTCCGCCTCGCTGGCCGGCGCCTGCGCGGGCTTCCTCGTGCACAACTTCCACCCGGCGCGGCTCTTCATGGGCGACAGCGGCTCGATGCTGATCGGGCTGGTGCTGTCCACGACGGCCCTCACGATCACGACGCAGTTCACCGGCAACGAGCTGACCGAGGGCGCCGGCGGGTCGCAGGCCAGCCTGCTGCCCTTCCTGCTGCCGCTGGGGCTGCCGGTCCTGATCCTGATCGTGCCGCTGGCCGACCTGGTCCTGGCCGTCGTACGTCGGACGCGGGCGGGCCGCTCGCCGTTCGCCCCCGACAAGCAGCACCTGCACCACCGGCTGCTCGAGATCGGCCACTCCCACCGCCGCGCGGTGGTGATCATGTGGCTGTGGGCGGCCCTGATCGCCTTCGGCACGGTCCTGGCCAGCCTCTACACCGGCCCGCGCATGTGGGCGGCGCTCGGCGCGATGGCCGCCGTCACGGTCCTGCTCACCTTCCTGCTGCCGGTCGTCCATCGCCCGAGGATCCTGGCCGAGGACCCCGCCCCGGCGGCAGGGGAGAGCGCCGATTCCGAGCCTTCCGAGACTTTGTGA
- a CDS encoding L-threonylcarbamoyladenylate synthase, whose translation MSTRYPTGTPEELEAAVAAASVAIQRGRLVVLPTDTVYGVAADAFDAEAVASLLAAKGRGREMPPPVLVSAATTLDALAVRVPGYARALVEELWPGPLTLVCHMQSSLQWDLGDTRGTVAVRMPDHPVALELLERTGPLAVSSANRTGMPAATDADQAEEMLGDRVEVVVDAGESPGGEASTIVDVTGSQGRVLRHGALSLERLNEVLEPLGVTVTDEG comes from the coding sequence GTGAGCACCCGCTATCCGACCGGCACCCCGGAGGAGTTGGAGGCCGCCGTCGCGGCCGCCAGCGTGGCGATCCAGCGCGGCCGGCTGGTCGTCCTGCCGACCGACACCGTGTACGGCGTGGCGGCTGACGCCTTCGACGCCGAGGCCGTCGCCAGCCTGCTCGCCGCGAAGGGCCGCGGCCGGGAGATGCCGCCGCCGGTGCTCGTGAGCGCGGCCACGACCCTGGACGCCCTCGCCGTACGGGTGCCCGGCTATGCGCGGGCGCTGGTCGAGGAGCTCTGGCCGGGTCCGCTCACCCTGGTCTGCCACATGCAGTCGTCACTCCAGTGGGACCTGGGCGACACCCGCGGCACGGTCGCCGTCCGGATGCCCGACCACCCGGTCGCGCTGGAGCTCCTCGAGCGCACCGGTCCGCTCGCCGTCAGCTCGGCCAACCGCACCGGGATGCCGGCCGCGACCGATGCCGACCAGGCCGAGGAGATGCTCGGCGATCGCGTCGAGGTGGTCGTGGACGCGGGGGAGTCCCCGGGTGGCGAGGCCTCCACGATCGTCGACGTCACCGGCAGCCAGGGCCGGGTCCTGCGCCACGGCGCCCTCTCCCTTGAGCGGCTCAACGAGGTGCTCGAGCCGCTCGGGGTCACTGTGACCGACGAGGGCTGA
- the prmC gene encoding peptide chain release factor N(5)-glutamine methyltransferase, with amino-acid sequence MADRRRLLAGAADRLRAAEVASPEHDAAALLAHVLGTTRGRLVLVDEVDDVLVSRYDELLERRAAREPLQHLTGTAAFRHVELQVGPGVFVPRPETELLAGWAVAEAGALADPVVVDLGTGSGAIAKAVADEVPAARVHAVELDEGAHAWAARNLAGTGVDLRQGDLGTAFDDLLGTVDVVVSNPPYIPLEAWESVAVEARDHDPHLALFSGEDGLDAIRVVERRAAALLRPGGVVGVEHADVQGESAPAVFAAAGPWTDVRDHRDLAGRARFLTARLAR; translated from the coding sequence ATGGCCGACCGCCGGCGACTGCTGGCCGGAGCGGCGGACCGGCTACGGGCCGCCGAGGTCGCCAGCCCCGAGCACGACGCCGCCGCGCTGCTCGCCCACGTCCTGGGCACGACGCGTGGCCGCCTGGTGCTGGTCGACGAGGTCGACGACGTCCTCGTCAGTCGCTACGACGAGCTGCTGGAGCGGCGGGCGGCCCGGGAGCCGCTGCAGCACCTCACCGGGACGGCCGCGTTTCGTCACGTCGAGCTGCAGGTGGGCCCCGGCGTCTTCGTACCGCGCCCCGAGACCGAGCTGCTCGCCGGCTGGGCCGTCGCCGAGGCGGGCGCCCTCGCGGACCCGGTCGTCGTCGACCTCGGCACCGGCTCGGGCGCGATCGCGAAGGCGGTCGCCGACGAGGTGCCGGCCGCCCGGGTGCACGCCGTCGAGCTCGACGAGGGCGCGCACGCGTGGGCCGCCCGCAACCTGGCCGGGACCGGCGTGGACCTGCGCCAGGGCGACCTCGGCACCGCCTTCGACGACCTGCTCGGCACCGTCGACGTGGTCGTCTCCAACCCGCCCTACATCCCGCTCGAGGCGTGGGAGTCGGTGGCAGTGGAGGCCCGCGACCACGACCCCCACCTCGCCCTGTTCTCCGGCGAGGACGGGCTGGACGCGATCCGAGTGGTGGAGCGAAGGGCCGCGGCGCTGCTGCGCCCCGGTGGCGTCGTGGGGGTCGAGCACGCCGACGTGCAGGGGGAGTCGGCCCCGGCCGTCTTCGCCGCGGCCGGACCGTGGACCGACGTGCGCGACCATCGCGATCTGGCCGGCCGGGCGCGCTTCCTGACGGCCCGACTGGCACGATGA
- the prfA gene encoding peptide chain release factor 1 — translation MFEAVEGYLAEHRELESRLGAPETHADARLAKQLNQRYAVLSSIIAAWQDWQRFEGDIEAARQLAAEDPTFAEEVDALVAGQATAAERLRYLLIPRDPADDKDTLLEIKSGEGGEESALFAGDLVRMYTRYAEARGWKVEMIDATESDLGGFKSATLAVKAKGTPAPGEGPFAQLKFEGGVHRVQRVPVTESQGRVHTSAAGVLVLPEAEQIDVTIDENDLRIDVYRSSGPGGQSVNTTDSAVRITHVPTGIVASCQNEKSQLQNKEQAMRILRARLLAAAQEEADAEASEARRSQIRTVDRSERIRTYNYPENRISDHRTGYKAYNLDSVLDGDLQPVLDSCIQADLDARLAALES, via the coding sequence ATGTTCGAGGCCGTCGAGGGCTACCTCGCCGAGCACCGTGAGCTCGAGTCGCGCCTGGGTGCGCCCGAGACGCATGCCGACGCCCGGCTCGCTAAGCAGCTCAACCAGCGCTACGCCGTGCTGAGCTCGATCATCGCCGCCTGGCAGGACTGGCAGCGCTTCGAGGGCGACATCGAGGCGGCGCGCCAGCTCGCGGCGGAGGACCCGACCTTCGCCGAGGAGGTCGACGCGCTGGTCGCCGGGCAGGCGACGGCGGCGGAGCGGCTGCGCTACCTGCTCATCCCGCGCGATCCCGCGGACGACAAGGACACCCTGCTGGAGATCAAGTCCGGCGAGGGCGGCGAGGAGTCGGCCCTGTTCGCCGGCGACCTGGTGCGGATGTACACCCGGTACGCCGAGGCGCGCGGCTGGAAGGTCGAGATGATCGACGCCACCGAGTCCGACCTCGGCGGGTTCAAGTCCGCCACGCTCGCCGTCAAGGCGAAGGGCACCCCGGCGCCGGGGGAGGGGCCCTTCGCGCAGCTCAAGTTCGAGGGCGGGGTGCATCGGGTGCAGCGGGTGCCGGTGACCGAGTCGCAGGGCCGGGTGCACACCAGCGCCGCGGGCGTCCTGGTCCTGCCCGAGGCCGAGCAGATCGACGTCACCATCGACGAGAACGACCTGCGCATCGACGTCTACCGCAGCAGCGGCCCGGGCGGGCAGAGCGTCAACACCACCGACTCCGCGGTGCGCATCACCCACGTCCCGACCGGGATCGTGGCCAGCTGCCAGAACGAGAAGAGCCAGCTGCAGAACAAGGAGCAGGCGATGCGCATCCTGCGGGCCCGCCTGCTCGCGGCCGCGCAGGAGGAGGCCGACGCCGAGGCGAGCGAGGCCCGGCGCAGCCAGATCCGCACGGTCGACCGCTCCGAGCGGATCCGCACCTACAACTACCCGGAGAACCGGATCTCCGACCACCGCACCGGCTACAAGGCCTACAACCTCGACAGCGTGCTCGACGGTGACCTGCAGCCGGTGCTGGACTCGTGCATCCAGGCCGACCTGGACGCCCGGCTCGCGGCGCTCGAGTCCTGA
- the rpmE gene encoding 50S ribosomal protein L31, producing the protein MKKDIHPDYVTTQVTCTCGAEFTTRSTMTSGSIKSDVCSQCHPFYTGKQKILDTGGRVARFEARYAKKAPADSK; encoded by the coding sequence ATGAAGAAGGACATCCACCCGGACTACGTGACGACCCAGGTGACCTGCACCTGCGGCGCCGAGTTCACCACGCGATCGACGATGACGAGCGGCTCGATCAAGTCCGACGTCTGCTCGCAGTGCCACCCGTTCTACACCGGCAAGCAGAAGATCCTCGACACCGGCGGCCGCGTCGCCCGCTTCGAGGCCCGCTACGCCAAGAAGGCTCCGGCCGACAGCAAGTAG
- a CDS encoding response regulator transcription factor, giving the protein MARIVVADDDVDIRELVEFKLSTMGHDIVAVGDGAAAFAACQEQRPHLAVLDVMMPGTSGLDAVRLIRADPSLVGLPVILLTARAQESDVETGFDSGADDYITKPFSPRELASRVEALLARTAES; this is encoded by the coding sequence GTGGCACGGATCGTGGTGGCCGACGACGACGTGGACATCCGCGAGCTCGTCGAGTTCAAGCTCTCGACCATGGGCCACGACATCGTCGCCGTCGGCGATGGTGCGGCGGCGTTCGCGGCCTGCCAGGAGCAGCGCCCGCACCTGGCCGTGCTCGACGTGATGATGCCCGGCACGTCGGGGCTCGACGCGGTCCGACTGATCCGCGCCGACCCGTCCCTCGTCGGCCTCCCGGTGATCCTGCTGACGGCCCGGGCGCAGGAGTCCGACGTCGAGACCGGCTTCGACTCCGGCGCCGACGACTACATCACCAAGCCGTTCAGCCCGCGCGAGCTGGCCTCGCGCGTCGAGGCCCTGCTCGCCCGCACTGCCGAGAGCTGA
- the rho gene encoding transcription termination factor Rho, which yields MLLADLKSMASGMGIPGTGSMKKAQLVEAIKAAQSAGAPAAARQGERPRQEKREQSSERPARDERPEPKRDAAPARDEEPKRDAAPARDDEPKRDAEPKRDAEPPATNRREGASEDERSEGERSERNRRRPTRDQAPEQGRQQSREPRDQANRDQASRDQASRDQANRDQATRDQANRDQANRDQEEGGGRSRRRRGRERANRPGGPGNQGGQGSQRSEPDTTILEDDVLVPAAGILDVLDNYAFVRTSGYLPGPEDVYVSLSMVRKFGLRRGDAIVGEVRQPREGESKAKFNPMVRIESVNGADPETAKHRVDFQKLTPLYASERLRLETEPGNLIGRVIDIAAPIGKGQRGLIVSPSKAGKTMVMQSIANSITTNNPECHLMVVLVDERPEEVTDFERSVKGEVISSTFDRPASDHTMVAELAIERAKRLVELGHDVVVLLDGITRLGRAYNLAAPASGRILSGGVDSAALYPPKKFFGAARNIENGGSLTILATALIESGSKMDEVIFEEFKGTGNMEIRLRRDFADKRIFPAIDAVQSGTRREELLMSKEELAIIWKLRRVLSGLDGQQALELLLERLKKTQTNLEFLMQVQKTTPTASSKDD from the coding sequence ATGCTGCTCGCGGACCTGAAGTCCATGGCCTCCGGCATGGGCATCCCGGGCACCGGGAGTATGAAGAAGGCCCAGCTGGTGGAGGCCATCAAGGCCGCCCAGTCCGCAGGCGCCCCGGCCGCCGCGCGCCAGGGCGAGCGGCCCCGTCAGGAGAAGCGCGAGCAGTCGTCGGAGAGGCCGGCGCGCGACGAGCGGCCCGAGCCGAAGCGCGATGCCGCCCCGGCGCGCGACGAGGAGCCGAAGCGCGACGCCGCCCCGGCGCGCGACGACGAGCCGAAGCGCGACGCCGAGCCGAAGCGCGACGCCGAGCCGCCGGCGACGAACCGGCGCGAGGGTGCCAGCGAGGATGAGCGCAGCGAGGGTGAGCGCAGCGAGCGGAACCGTCGGCGCCCCACCCGTGACCAGGCCCCCGAGCAGGGCCGGCAGCAGAGCCGCGAGCCGCGCGACCAGGCCAACCGGGACCAGGCCAGCCGTGACCAGGCCAGCCGTGACCAGGCCAACCGTGACCAGGCCACCCGTGACCAGGCCAACCGCGACCAGGCCAACCGCGACCAGGAGGAGGGCGGCGGCCGCAGTCGCCGCCGCCGGGGGCGCGAGCGGGCGAACCGCCCGGGTGGCCCGGGCAACCAGGGCGGCCAGGGCAGCCAGCGCAGCGAGCCGGACACGACGATCCTCGAGGACGACGTGCTGGTGCCGGCGGCCGGCATCCTGGACGTGCTGGACAACTACGCGTTCGTCCGCACCAGCGGCTACCTGCCCGGCCCCGAGGACGTCTACGTCTCGCTGTCCATGGTGCGCAAGTTCGGCCTGCGCCGCGGCGACGCCATCGTGGGCGAGGTACGCCAGCCCCGCGAGGGCGAGAGCAAGGCGAAGTTCAACCCGATGGTGCGCATCGAGAGCGTCAACGGCGCCGACCCGGAGACCGCCAAGCACCGCGTCGACTTCCAGAAGCTGACCCCGCTCTACGCCTCCGAGCGCCTTCGTCTCGAGACCGAGCCGGGCAACCTGATCGGCCGCGTGATCGACATCGCGGCCCCGATCGGCAAGGGCCAGCGTGGCCTCATCGTGTCGCCGTCCAAGGCCGGCAAGACGATGGTCATGCAGTCGATCGCCAACTCGATCACCACCAACAACCCCGAGTGCCACCTGATGGTGGTCCTGGTCGACGAGCGCCCCGAGGAGGTCACCGACTTCGAGCGCTCGGTCAAGGGCGAGGTCATCTCCTCGACGTTCGACCGCCCGGCCTCCGACCACACGATGGTCGCCGAGCTGGCGATCGAGCGCGCCAAGCGCCTGGTCGAGCTGGGCCACGACGTCGTGGTGCTCCTGGACGGCATCACCCGGCTCGGCCGCGCCTACAACCTGGCGGCTCCCGCCAGCGGCCGGATCCTCTCCGGTGGCGTCGACTCCGCTGCGCTGTACCCGCCCAAGAAGTTCTTCGGCGCCGCCCGCAACATCGAGAACGGCGGCTCCCTCACGATCCTGGCCACGGCCCTGATCGAGAGCGGCTCGAAGATGGACGAGGTGATCTTCGAGGAGTTCAAGGGCACCGGCAACATGGAGATCCGGTTGCGCCGCGACTTCGCCGACAAGCGCATCTTCCCCGCGATCGATGCCGTGCAGTCCGGCACCCGCCGCGAGGAGCTCCTGATGAGCAAGGAGGAGCTCGCGATCATCTGGAAGCTCCGCCGGGTGCTGTCCGGTCTGGACGGCCAGCAGGCCCTGGAGCTGCTGCTCGAGCGACTCAAGAAGACCCAGACCAACCTGGAGTTCCTCATGCAGGTGCAGAAGACCACGCCGACCGCCAGTTCCAAGGACGACTGA
- the thrB gene encoding homoserine kinase — MPAFVAGPVRVSVPATSANLGPGFDSLGLALDLRDQLEGEILARGLVVEVQGAGGDDVARDESHLVVRSMRAGFEALGGQPEGLRLSCTNAIPHGRGLGSSSAAIVGGLALARALVVDGDRLLDDDALFCLAARIEGHPDNVAPAVHGGFVISGQEDGEFYAVGSPVDPAVAVVVFVPPTPVSTEVARGLLPAQVPHADAAADAGRTALLVAALAGRTDQLWRATRDYLHQDYRRPAMPQSLALVDALRADGVAALVSGAGPTVLALRAGDTSPDAATLLARAPEGWLALALRVDHDGVRAD; from the coding sequence ATGCCGGCCTTCGTCGCGGGCCCCGTGCGGGTCTCGGTGCCGGCGACCTCGGCCAATCTCGGTCCGGGCTTCGACTCGCTGGGACTGGCACTGGACCTGCGCGACCAGCTGGAGGGCGAGATCCTCGCCCGTGGCCTGGTCGTCGAGGTCCAGGGGGCCGGCGGCGACGACGTCGCGCGCGACGAGTCGCACCTGGTGGTGCGCTCCATGCGCGCTGGGTTCGAGGCGTTGGGCGGACAGCCCGAGGGCCTGCGCCTGTCCTGCACCAATGCGATCCCGCACGGGCGGGGGCTCGGCTCCTCGTCCGCCGCGATCGTGGGTGGCCTGGCACTGGCTCGCGCGCTCGTGGTCGACGGTGACCGGCTGCTCGACGACGACGCGCTGTTCTGCCTGGCCGCCCGGATCGAGGGCCACCCCGACAACGTCGCGCCGGCCGTCCACGGCGGCTTCGTCATCTCCGGCCAGGAGGACGGTGAGTTCTACGCCGTCGGCTCTCCGGTCGACCCCGCCGTCGCCGTGGTGGTCTTCGTGCCGCCGACCCCGGTCTCGACCGAGGTCGCCCGCGGCCTGCTGCCGGCCCAGGTGCCGCACGCCGACGCCGCGGCCGACGCGGGTCGTACCGCACTGCTGGTCGCCGCCCTGGCCGGTCGCACCGACCAGCTCTGGCGCGCGACGCGCGACTACCTGCACCAGGACTACCGCCGCCCGGCGATGCCGCAGTCGCTGGCCCTGGTCGACGCGCTGCGGGCCGATGGCGTCGCCGCGCTCGTCTCCGGTGCCGGTCCGACCGTGCTGGCGCTCCGCGCCGGCGACACCTCCCCGGACGCCGCCACCCTGCTTGCGCGGGCGCCCGAGGGGTGGCTGGCGCTCGCGCTCCGCGTCGATCACGACGGGGTTCGCGCCGACTGA
- the thrC gene encoding threonine synthase, whose product MTTARTHQWRGVIEEYRALLEIPEGIEAVTLREGGTPLVLSEWLSELTGARVWLKVEGSNPTGSFKDRGMTAAISVAKADGAQAVVCASTGNTSASMAAYAAKAGLKPLVLVPEGKIAAGKMAQAIVCGAQVIMVRGNFDHCLALARQLAWEYPVALVNSVNPARLEGQKTAAFEICDFLGDAPDHHLLPVGNAGNIAAYWLGYTQYHRLGLATRTPVMRGFQAEGAAPLVTGEPFPDPETKATAIRIGNPASWKLAEAARNESGGRFASVSDDQILAAQRELASRDGVFVEPASAAGIAGLLQDLAQGESYAGTTVAVTVTGHGLKDTATALEGFTGSGQSIVDVVIDADVRAAARAAGLA is encoded by the coding sequence CTGACCACAGCCCGCACCCACCAGTGGCGCGGCGTGATCGAGGAGTACCGGGCACTGCTCGAGATCCCCGAGGGCATCGAGGCGGTGACCTTGCGCGAGGGAGGCACCCCGCTGGTGCTCTCGGAGTGGCTCTCCGAGCTCACCGGGGCGCGGGTCTGGCTCAAGGTCGAGGGCAGCAACCCCACCGGCTCCTTCAAGGACCGCGGCATGACCGCGGCCATCTCGGTGGCCAAGGCCGACGGCGCGCAGGCCGTCGTCTGCGCGTCCACCGGCAACACCTCGGCCTCGATGGCGGCCTACGCGGCCAAAGCCGGGCTCAAGCCGCTGGTGCTGGTCCCGGAAGGCAAGATCGCGGCCGGGAAGATGGCGCAGGCCATCGTGTGCGGCGCGCAGGTGATCATGGTCCGCGGCAACTTCGACCACTGCCTCGCGCTGGCCCGCCAGCTCGCGTGGGAGTACCCCGTCGCGCTGGTCAACTCGGTCAACCCGGCCCGCCTCGAGGGGCAGAAGACCGCGGCCTTCGAGATCTGCGACTTCCTCGGCGACGCGCCCGACCACCACCTGCTGCCGGTCGGCAACGCCGGCAACATCGCGGCGTACTGGCTGGGCTACACGCAGTACCACCGCCTCGGCCTCGCCACGCGGACCCCGGTGATGCGCGGCTTCCAGGCCGAGGGGGCCGCGCCGCTGGTCACCGGTGAGCCGTTCCCGGACCCGGAGACCAAGGCGACGGCCATCCGGATCGGCAACCCGGCCTCGTGGAAGCTGGCCGAGGCGGCCCGCAACGAGTCCGGCGGCCGGTTCGCCTCGGTCTCCGACGACCAGATCCTTGCCGCCCAGCGCGAGCTGGCCTCGCGCGACGGCGTCTTCGTGGAGCCCGCCTCCGCGGCCGGCATCGCGGGCCTCCTTCAGGACCTGGCCCAGGGGGAGTCGTACGCCGGCACCACCGTCGCGGTCACGGTGACCGGCCACGGGCTCAAGGACACCGCGACCGCGCTCGAGGGCTTCACCGGCAGCGGCCAGAGCATCGTGGACGTCGTCATCGACGCCGACGTGCGCGCCGCGGCCCGCGCCGCCGGCCTGGCCTGA
- a CDS encoding homoserine dehydrogenase produces the protein MNDKPLKVAVLGCGSVGSQVVRLLQEQAADLTARVGTRVELAGVAVRRIDAPRDVEVPAGLLTTDAAGLVAREDVDLVVEVIGGIEPARSLILSALDNGASVVTANKALLAEDGPTLFEAAEKAGRDLYYEAAVAGAIPILRPLRESLAGDRVTRVLGIVNGTTNFILDKMDSSGAGFAEALEEAQELGYAEADPTADVEGFDAAAKAAILASLAFHSRVTASDVHREGISEVTAADVQSAREMNSVVKLLAICELRDEAVAVRVHPAMIPRSHPLASVREAYNAVFVESDAAGQLMFYGPGAGGSPTASAVLGDLVTVARNHLAGARGVGESAYADRAVLPMGETRTRYHVAIDVDDRAGVLAAVALAFAEHDVSIQTVRQEGRGDDAQLVVVSHEASDAQLSATVEHLRAMEIVREVTSVMRVEGTSE, from the coding sequence ATGAATGACAAGCCGCTGAAGGTGGCCGTGCTCGGCTGCGGATCGGTCGGCTCGCAGGTGGTGCGGCTGCTCCAGGAGCAGGCCGCGGACCTGACGGCCCGGGTCGGCACCCGCGTCGAGCTGGCCGGGGTCGCCGTACGCCGGATCGACGCGCCGCGCGACGTCGAGGTGCCCGCGGGGCTGCTCACCACCGACGCCGCCGGCCTGGTGGCCCGCGAGGACGTCGACCTGGTGGTCGAGGTCATCGGCGGCATCGAGCCCGCGCGCTCGCTGATCCTCTCCGCGCTGGACAACGGCGCCTCGGTCGTGACCGCCAACAAGGCGCTGCTGGCCGAGGACGGCCCCACGCTCTTCGAGGCGGCCGAGAAGGCCGGGCGCGACCTCTACTACGAGGCCGCCGTCGCCGGCGCCATCCCGATCCTCCGGCCGCTGCGCGAGTCGCTGGCCGGCGACCGGGTGACCCGGGTGCTGGGCATCGTCAACGGCACCACGAACTTCATCCTCGACAAGATGGACTCCTCCGGCGCCGGCTTCGCCGAGGCGCTCGAGGAGGCCCAGGAGCTGGGCTACGCCGAGGCGGACCCCACCGCCGACGTCGAGGGCTTCGACGCCGCGGCCAAGGCCGCGATCCTCGCCTCGCTCGCGTTCCACTCCCGGGTGACCGCCTCCGACGTCCACCGCGAGGGCATCTCCGAGGTGACGGCCGCCGACGTGCAGTCCGCGCGGGAGATGAACAGCGTGGTCAAGCTGCTGGCGATCTGCGAGCTGCGCGACGAGGCCGTGGCGGTGCGCGTCCACCCGGCCATGATTCCGCGCTCGCACCCGCTCGCGTCGGTGCGCGAGGCCTACAACGCCGTCTTCGTCGAGTCCGACGCCGCCGGTCAGCTGATGTTCTACGGGCCGGGCGCGGGCGGCTCACCGACCGCGTCGGCCGTCCTGGGCGACCTGGTGACCGTGGCCCGCAACCACCTGGCGGGCGCCCGCGGCGTCGGCGAGTCGGCGTACGCCGACCGGGCGGTGCTGCCGATGGGGGAGACCCGCACCCGCTACCACGTCGCCATCGACGTCGACGACCGTGCCGGCGTGCTCGCTGCGGTGGCGCTGGCGTTCGCCGAGCACGACGTGTCGATCCAGACCGTGCGCCAGGAGGGCCGGGGCGACGACGCCCAGCTGGTCGTGGTCTCCCACGAGGCCTCCGACGCCCAGCTCAGCGCCACCGTCGAGCACCTGCGCGCGATGGAGATCGTCCGCGAGGTCACGTCCGTCATGCGCGTCGAAGGGACCTCCGAGTGA